A single region of the Garra rufa chromosome 6, GarRuf1.0, whole genome shotgun sequence genome encodes:
- the LOC141336268 gene encoding uncharacterized protein, whose protein sequence is MLSMKAQVDVICCKSVGTDLSMLDIEDLITEICQLKKEVASLEAKLRERGDKLNREDVEMCVSDGTEAQDSVWSVRDQRSRDTQDSELSLTLLCYTDAQDHESTDQTSDCNAGEQQMKMCSVKLVDCRNLIETTAEEQQQSHEDEDGNNDDSDEDFSPPDDKGGSSSDGETAVTSKEQLTVKRFSCATCGKTFMKQGNLANHERKHTEQKVFSCKRCNISFLTFKERRHHSKEHSVKKELHCEQCGKVFFSNSCLKGHLQSHDEKSFQCSECDKYFSTKGNLDAHKRIHTGERPYKCPHCEKTYNHRSHLKKHVRVHTNERPYQCSECGKTFTTSSGLKSHQKVHSDEKPYQCKYCDKRFRHISNLNCHERTHTGEKPYLCSHCGKSFSSSDSFVYHMRIHTGEKPYHCSVCGRSFSKRNILRNHRRTHTGERPYKCSQCEKTFARLDILKVHQRVHTGEKPYSCSICGERFAYLGSFQTHQNKHTKEQTAPESSDCVQMLSMKAQVDVICCKSVGTDLSMLDIEDLITEICQLKKEVASLEAKLRERGDKLNREDVEMCVSDGTEAQDSVWSVRDQRSRDTQDSELSLTLLCYTDAQDHESTDQTSDCNAGEQQMKMCSVKLVDCRNLIETTAEEQQQSHEDEDGNNDDSDEDFSPPDVNGGLSSDGDEETASTSKEQLKTKSFSCTICGKTLSSQGNLERHERKHTEQKVFSCKRCNISFPSAEEKRLHLKEHSVKKLFHCEQCGKDSSSSSNLKMHMKTHGEKSFQCSECEKYFSTKGSLVVHKRIHTGERPYKCPHCEKTYNHGSHLKKHVRVHTNERPYQCSECGKTFTTSSCLNSHQKVHSDEKPYQCKYCDKRFRHITGLKCHERTHTGEKPYLCSYCGKSFSQPSQFGIHKRVHTGEKPYHCSVCGKSFRRFDILQKHKRTHTGERPYKCSQCEKTFARSDMLKVHQRVHTGEKPYSCSICGERFAYLGSFQTHQNKHTKEQTAPESSECCVCVEMLSMKAQVDVICCKSVGTDLSMLDIEDLITEICQLKKEVASLEAKLRERGDKLNREDVEMCVSDGTEAQDSVWSVRDQRSRDTQDSELSLTLLCYTDAQDHESTDQTSDCNAGEQQMKMCSVKLVDCRNLIETTAEEQQQSHEDEDDDDDGNNDDSDEDFSPPDDNGGSSSDGETAATSKEQVTVKCFSCATCGKTFSKQGNLERHETKHTEQKDFSCKRCDISFPSAEERSLHSKEHSVKKEFHCEQCGKDLFTSSYSLKNHMKTHDEKSFHCSECDKYFSTKGNLDAHKRIHTGERPYKCPHCEKTYNHGSHLKKHVRVHTNERPYQCSECGKTFTNSSCLKSHQKVHSGEKPYQCKYCDKRFRHITGLKCHERTHTGEKPYLCSYCGKSFSQPSQFGFHKRVHTGEKPYHCSVCGKSFNKHDILQKHKRTHTGERPFKCSQCEKTFARSDMLKVHQRVHTGEKPYSCSICGERFAYLGSFQTHQNKHTKEQTAPESSACSDAVH, encoded by the exons ATGTTGAGCATGAAAGCGCAGGTGGATGTGATCTGCTGTAAATCAGTAGGAACTGATCTGTCCATGCTGGATATTGaggatttgatcacagaaatctgTCAGCTGAAGAAAGAGGTGGCGTCACTGGAGGCAAAGCTGAGAGAAAGAGGAGACAAACTCAACAGAGAG GATGTGGAGATGTGTGTGTCTGATGGGACAGAAGCTCAGGATTCAGTCTGGAGCGTCAGAGATCAGAGATCCAGAGACACACAGGACTCAGAGCTCAGCCTCACTTTACTCTGTTATACTGACGCTCAGGATCATGAATCCACTGATCAAACCTCTGACTGTAACGCTGGAGAACAGCAGATGAAGATGTGCTCCGTCAAACTGGTGGACTGCAGGAACCTGATAGAAACCACTGCAGAGGAACAACAACAGAGCCATGAGGATGAGGATGGGAATAATGATGATAGTGATGAAGATTTCAGTCCTCCAG ATGACAAAGGTGGTTCATCCTCTGATGGAGAAACAGCCGTAACATCAAAAGAGCAGCTGACAGTGAAAAGGTTTTCTTGTGCCACCTGTGGAAAAACATTCATGAAACAGGGTAATTTAGCGAACCATGAGAGAAAACACACAGAACAGAAAGTCTTCAGCTGTAAGAGATGCAACATCAGTTTTCTTACCTTTAAAGAGAGGAGACATCATTCTAAAGAGCACAGCGTGAAGAAGGAGTTGCACTGTGAACAGTGTGGGAAGGTTTTTTTCAGTAATTCTTGTCTAAAAGGTCACCTGCAATCTCATGATGAAAAGTCTTTCCAGTGCAGCGAATGCGACAAGTATTTCAGCACCAAAGGAAATCTAGATGCTCATAAGAGAATCCACACGGGTGAAAGACCGTATAAGTGTCCTCACTGCGAGAAGACCTACAACCACAGATCTCATCTGAAGAAACATGTGCGTGTTCACACCAATGAGAGGCCGTACCAGTGCAGTGAATGTGGGAAAACCTTCACAACCTCGAGCGGTCTAAAGTCACACCAGAAAGTGCACTCTGATGAGAAACCGTATCAGTGCAAATACTGCGACAAACGATTCCGCCATATTTCTAATCTGAATTGTCACGAGAGgactcacaccggagagaaaccgtatctGTGCTCCCACTGCGGGAAGAGCTTTTCTAGTTCAGATTCATTTGTATATCATAtgcgaattcacactggagaaaaaccgtatCACTGCAGCGTCTGTGGGAGGAGTTTTAGTAAACGTAATATTTTAAGAAATCACAGGAGGACTCATACTGGAGAAAGACCCTACAAATGCTCTCAATGTGAGAAGACGTTTGCTCGATTGGACATCTTGAAGGTCCATCAGCGAGTTCatacaggagagaaaccttactcctgCTCCATCTGCGGAGAGAGATTCGCTTATTTAGGTAGTTTTCAGACCCATCAGAACAAACACACTAAAGAACAAACTGCTCCAGAATCATCAGA TTGTGTTCAGATGTTGAGCATGAAAGCGCAGGTGGATGTGATCTGCTGTAAATCAGTAGGAACTGATCTGTCCATGCTGGATATTGaggatttgatcacagaaatctgTCAGCTGAAGAAAGAGGTGGCGTCACTGGAGGCAAAGCTGAGAGAAAGAGGAGACAAACTCAACAGAGAG GATGTGGAGATGTGTGTGTCTGATGGGACAGAAGCTCAGGATTCAGTCTGGAGCGTCAGAGATCAGAGATCCAGAGACACACAGGACTCAGAGCTCAGCCTCACTTTACTCTGTTATACTGACGCTCAGGATCATGAATCCACTGATCAAACCTCTGACTGTAACGCTGGAGAACAGCAGATGAAGATGTGCTCCGTCAAACTGGTGGACTGCAGGAACCTGATAGAAACCACTGCAGAGGAACAACAACAGAGCCATGAGGATGAGGATGGGAATAATGATGATAGTGATGAAGATTTCAGTCCTCCAG ATGTCAATGGTGGTTTATCTTCTGATGGAGATGAAGAAACGGCCTCAACCTCAAAAGAGCAGCTGAAGACCAAGAGTTTTTCCTGCACCATCTGTGGGAAAACACTGAGCTCACAGGGTAATTTAGAAAGACATGAGAGAAAACACACAGAACAGAAAGTCTTCAGCTGTAAGAGATGCAACATCAGCTTTCCTTCCGCAGAAGAGAAGAGACTTCATTTAAAAGAGCACAGCGTGAAGAAGCTGTTTCACTGTGAACAGTGCGGGAAGGATTCCTCCTCTTCTAGTAATTTGAAAATGCACATGAAGACTCACGGTGAAAAGTCTTTCCAGTGCAGTGAATGTGAAAAGTATTTCAGCACCAAAGGAAGTCTTGTTGTTCATAAGCGAATCCACACGGGTGAAAGACCGTATAAGTGTCCTCACTGTGAGAAGACCTACAACCACGGATCTCATCTGAAGAAACATGTGCGTGTTCACACCAATGAGAGGCCGTACCAGTGCAGTGAATGTGGGAAAACCTTCACAACCTCAAGCTGTCTAAACTCACACCAGAAAGTCCACTCTGATGAGAAACCGTATCAGTGCAAATACTGCGACAAACGATTCCGCCATATTACTGGTCTAAAATGTCACGAGAGgactcacaccggagagaaaccgtatctGTGCTCCTACTGCGGGAAGAGCTTTTCTCAGCCATCTCAATTTGGAATTCATAAGagagtccacactggagaaaaaccgtatcactgcagcgtctgtgggaagagtttcaggaggtttgatattttacaaaagcacaagcGGACTCATACTGGAGAAAGACCCTACAAATGCTCTCAATGTGAGAAGACGTTTGCTCGATCAGACATGCTGAAGGTCCATCAGCGAGTTCatacaggagagaaaccttactcctgCTCCATCTGCGGAGAGAGATTCGCTTATTTAGGTAGTTTTCAGACCCATCAGAACAAACACACTAAAGAACAAACTGCTCCAGAATCATCAGA ATGCTGTGTTTGTGTTGAGATGTTGAGCATGAAAGCGCAGGTGGATGTGATCTGCTGTAAATCAGTAGGAACTGATCTGTCCATGCTGGATATTGaggatttgatcacagaaatctgTCAGCTGAAGAAAGAGGTGGCGTCACTGGAGGCAAAGCTGAGAGAAAGAGGAGACAAACTCAACAGAGAG GATGTGGAGATGTGTGTGTCTGATGGGACAGAAGCTCAGGATTCAGTCTGGAGCGTCAGAGATCAGAGATCCAGAGACACACAGGACTCAGAGCTCAGCCTCACTTTACTCTGTTATACTGACGCTCAGGATCATGAATCCACTGATCAAACCTCTGACTGTAACGCTGGAGAACAGCAGATGAAGATGTGCTCCGTCAAACTGGTGGACTGCAGGAACCTGATAGAAACCACTGCAGAGGAACAACAACAGAGccatgaggatgaggatgatgatgatgatgggaaTAATGATGATAGTGATGAAGATTTCAGTCCTCCAG ATGACAACGGCGGTTCATCTTCTGATGGAGAAACAGCCGCAACATCAAAAGAGCAGGTGACAGTCAAATGTTTTTCTTGTGCCACCTGTGGAAAAACATTCAGCAAACAGGGTAATTTAGAGAGACACGAGACTAAACACACAGAACAGAAAGACTTCAGCTGTAAGAGATGCGACATCAGCTTTCCTTCCGCAGAAGAGAGGAGTCTTCATTCAAAAGAGCACAGCGTGAAGAAGGAGTTTCACTGTGAACAGTGCGGGAAGGATTTATTCACCTCTTCTTATAGTCTGAAAAATCATATGAAGACACATGACGAAAAGTCTTTCCACTGCAGCGAATGCGACAAGTATTTCAGCACCAAAGGAAATCTAGATGCTCATAAGCGAATCCACACGGGTGAAAGACCGTATAAGTGTCCTCACTGTGAGAAGACCTACAACCACGGATCTCATCTGAAGAAACATGTGCGTGTTCACACCAATGAGAGGCCGTACCAGTGCAGCGAATGTGGGAAAACCTTCACAAACTCAAGCTGTCTAAAGTCACACCAGAAAGTCCACTCTGGTGAGAAACCGTATCAGTGCAAATACTGCGACAAACGATTCCGTCATATTACTGGTCTAAAATGTCACGAGAGgactcacaccggagagaaaccgtatTTGTGCTCCTACTGCGGGAAGAGCTTTTCTCAGCCATCTCAATTTGGATTTCATAAGagagtccacactggagaaaaaccataTCACTGCAGCGtctgtgggaagagtttcaataaacatgatattttacaaaagcacaagcGGACTCATACTGGAGAAAGACCGTTCAAATGCTCTCAATGTGAGAAGACGTTTGCTCGATCAGACATGCTGAAGGTCCATCAGCGAGTTCatacaggagagaaaccttactcctgCTCCATCTGCGGAGAGAGATTCGCTTATTTAGGTAGTTTTCAGACCCATCAGAACAAACACACTAAAGAACAAACTGCTCCAGAATCATCAGCTTGTTCTGATGCTGTACATTGA